The Monomorium pharaonis isolate MP-MQ-018 chromosome 5, ASM1337386v2, whole genome shotgun sequence genome includes a window with the following:
- the LOC105838569 gene encoding F-box/LRR-repeat protein 4 isoform X1 yields the protein MSRPFDSRAGSRCSGVALAVKRDTMAANYQSSYYNINHYPYIDKLPILGRDINNTKVHVNFVFQFAKNSFNYQCDSINDNSGISATVHDIVGPPTNYSRYNFGIHIHTIREMQNKISSKSIDSMMLEKEQINHSYINIEYHESVYPVRISMYEKYNPGRVIRIWAKDYNNQWFLLWNETEIRITQENVGLTLFSPILRPCNFKTKMLRLEFNCSLLEKHFKLDAVMLIGTSELILPTHFDKNLLNQLRLERHIREIIVSKYKPLDFNRHENFPCFVYTHRHPNVHKHAYAKMGTNEFQEKIDEYCTFYKSNIIENLHKAELAHRKVSQDIIPNFLQFVKRVYKNPLFNDYSNYKKLMENIESLWDNSNELPRCSLSDLSDEIILEILKNLDFKSLCRVSKVNKRLNNLSWDSSLYESLNVRNIHFTYWRFEISHIFNYFAPRCKYLTQLDLSFCNFFAADFIEFLNNCGNLTDLRLISCQSIDNFVVLKISEICIKLKVLDLSNCNLIKDEGFSHLEKLKFLECLHLQEIKNLKTETLCKILQNNQHIHELNLAYNKNLNLDAVALELKTSCPNLEKINLRMTNTLTSQGIDALASCKKLQEVIFGFIKMPNISDLQNSFDKLFSCCQRLKAIDLSNFLGSIPDLETKSLLVKCNLKFLLDLPLLKVSNRFTFYVLNIYDWISLYL from the exons ATGTCACGTCCGTTTGACAGTCGCGCAGGCTCCAGGTGCTCCGGAGTCGCCTTAGCTGTCAAG aGAGATACTATGGCAGCCAATTATCAATcttcatattataatattaatcattatccTTATATCGACAAACTGCCCATTTTGGGtcgagatattaataataccaAAGTGcatgttaattttgtttttcaatttgcaaagaatagttttaattatcaatgtgACAGCATCAATGATAATTCTGGAATATCTGCTACTGTTCATGACATAGTTGGGCCACCTACAAATTATTCACGTTATAACTTTGGGATTCATATACAT acAATTCGGGAAATGCAGAAcaaaatatcttcaaaatcAATTGATTCTATGATGCTTGAAAAAGAGCAAATTAATCACAGTTATATTa atATCGAGTATCATGAATCTGTATATCCAGTTCGAATCTCTATGTACGAAAAATATAATCCTGGAAGAGTAATTCGAATTTGGGCTAAAGATTATAACAATCAGTGGTTTCTATTGTGGAATGAAACAGAAATTCGAATAACACAAGAAAATGTCGGCTTAACATTATTTTCCCCAATTTTACGGCCGTGTAATTTCAAAACAAAGATGCTCAGATTAGAATTCAATTGTAGCTTATTAGAAAAGCATTTCAAATTGGATGCTGTAATGCTTATTGGTACTTCAGAATTAATCCTTCCTACACATTTTGACAAAAATCTACTTAATCAATTAAGACTTGAACGTCATATAAGAGAGATTATAGTATCTAAATATAAGCCATTGGATTTTAACCGTCATGAAAACTTTCCTTGCTTTGTATATACACACAGGCATCCAAATGTACATAAACATGCATATGCTAAAATGGGTACAAATGAATTTCAAGAGAAAATAGACGAGTATTGCACTTTTTATAAAAG caatataatagaaaatcttCACAAGGCTGAGCTCGCACATAGAAAAGTATCTCAAGATATAATCcctaattttttgcaatttgttAAGCGGGTATATAAAAATCCTTTATTCAATGATTATTCGAATTATAAGAAGTTGATGGAAAATATTGAATCTCTATGGGATAACTCCAATGAGCTACCACGTTGCAGTTTATCTGATCTTTCT gatgaaataatattggaaatattaaaaaatttagattttaagtCGTTATGCCGTGTGAGCAAAGTAAACAaacgtttaaacaatttgtcaTGGGATTCTTCTCTTTACGAGAGTTTGAATGTgcgaaatatacattttacatattggCGCTTCGAAATTTCTCATATATTTAACTACTTTGCGCCtagatgtaaatatttaacacaGCTGGATCTGTCATTTTGCAACTTCTTTGCTGcagattttattgaatttcttaACAATTGCGGAAATTTAACggatttaagattaatttccTGTCAATCCATCGACAACTttgttgtattaaaaatatcagagatatgtataaaattaaaag TGTTGGACTTATCTAATTGTAATCTTATAAAAGATGAAGGTTTTTCTcatcttgaaaaattaaagtttctgGAGTGTTTACATCTtcaagagataaaaaatttaaaaactgaaactctttgtaaaatacttCAGAACAATCAACATATACATGAGTTAAATTTAGcctacaataaaaatttaaatttggacGCAGTTGCACTGGAATTAAAAACTTCGTGTCCAAATttagaaaagataaatttacgaATGACAAACACTCTTACGTCGCAAGGTATTGATGCCCTTGCTTCTTGTAAGAAACTCCAGGAAGTGATTTTTGGATTTATCAA GATGCCTAATATAAGTGATCTACAGAACAGCTTCGATAAATTGTTTTCCTGTTGTCAACGTTTAAAAGCAATTGACTTGAGTAATTTTCTAGGGAGCATCCCAGATTTGGAAACAAAATCGCTGCTCGTAAAATGCAACTTAAAGTTTCTACTAGATTTACCTTTACTTAAAGTTTCTAAtagatttacattttatgtattgaatatatatgaCTGGATATCcctttatctttaa
- the LOC105838569 gene encoding F-box/LRR-repeat protein 4 isoform X2: protein MAANYQSSYYNINHYPYIDKLPILGRDINNTKVHVNFVFQFAKNSFNYQCDSINDNSGISATVHDIVGPPTNYSRYNFGIHIHTIREMQNKISSKSIDSMMLEKEQINHSYINIEYHESVYPVRISMYEKYNPGRVIRIWAKDYNNQWFLLWNETEIRITQENVGLTLFSPILRPCNFKTKMLRLEFNCSLLEKHFKLDAVMLIGTSELILPTHFDKNLLNQLRLERHIREIIVSKYKPLDFNRHENFPCFVYTHRHPNVHKHAYAKMGTNEFQEKIDEYCTFYKSNIIENLHKAELAHRKVSQDIIPNFLQFVKRVYKNPLFNDYSNYKKLMENIESLWDNSNELPRCSLSDLSDEIILEILKNLDFKSLCRVSKVNKRLNNLSWDSSLYESLNVRNIHFTYWRFEISHIFNYFAPRCKYLTQLDLSFCNFFAADFIEFLNNCGNLTDLRLISCQSIDNFVVLKISEICIKLKVLDLSNCNLIKDEGFSHLEKLKFLECLHLQEIKNLKTETLCKILQNNQHIHELNLAYNKNLNLDAVALELKTSCPNLEKINLRMTNTLTSQGIDALASCKKLQEVIFGFIKMPNISDLQNSFDKLFSCCQRLKAIDLSNFLGSIPDLETKSLLVKCNLKFLLDLPLLKVSNRFTFYVLNIYDWISLYL, encoded by the exons ATGGCAGCCAATTATCAATcttcatattataatattaatcattatccTTATATCGACAAACTGCCCATTTTGGGtcgagatattaataataccaAAGTGcatgttaattttgtttttcaatttgcaaagaatagttttaattatcaatgtgACAGCATCAATGATAATTCTGGAATATCTGCTACTGTTCATGACATAGTTGGGCCACCTACAAATTATTCACGTTATAACTTTGGGATTCATATACAT acAATTCGGGAAATGCAGAAcaaaatatcttcaaaatcAATTGATTCTATGATGCTTGAAAAAGAGCAAATTAATCACAGTTATATTa atATCGAGTATCATGAATCTGTATATCCAGTTCGAATCTCTATGTACGAAAAATATAATCCTGGAAGAGTAATTCGAATTTGGGCTAAAGATTATAACAATCAGTGGTTTCTATTGTGGAATGAAACAGAAATTCGAATAACACAAGAAAATGTCGGCTTAACATTATTTTCCCCAATTTTACGGCCGTGTAATTTCAAAACAAAGATGCTCAGATTAGAATTCAATTGTAGCTTATTAGAAAAGCATTTCAAATTGGATGCTGTAATGCTTATTGGTACTTCAGAATTAATCCTTCCTACACATTTTGACAAAAATCTACTTAATCAATTAAGACTTGAACGTCATATAAGAGAGATTATAGTATCTAAATATAAGCCATTGGATTTTAACCGTCATGAAAACTTTCCTTGCTTTGTATATACACACAGGCATCCAAATGTACATAAACATGCATATGCTAAAATGGGTACAAATGAATTTCAAGAGAAAATAGACGAGTATTGCACTTTTTATAAAAG caatataatagaaaatcttCACAAGGCTGAGCTCGCACATAGAAAAGTATCTCAAGATATAATCcctaattttttgcaatttgttAAGCGGGTATATAAAAATCCTTTATTCAATGATTATTCGAATTATAAGAAGTTGATGGAAAATATTGAATCTCTATGGGATAACTCCAATGAGCTACCACGTTGCAGTTTATCTGATCTTTCT gatgaaataatattggaaatattaaaaaatttagattttaagtCGTTATGCCGTGTGAGCAAAGTAAACAaacgtttaaacaatttgtcaTGGGATTCTTCTCTTTACGAGAGTTTGAATGTgcgaaatatacattttacatattggCGCTTCGAAATTTCTCATATATTTAACTACTTTGCGCCtagatgtaaatatttaacacaGCTGGATCTGTCATTTTGCAACTTCTTTGCTGcagattttattgaatttcttaACAATTGCGGAAATTTAACggatttaagattaatttccTGTCAATCCATCGACAACTttgttgtattaaaaatatcagagatatgtataaaattaaaag TGTTGGACTTATCTAATTGTAATCTTATAAAAGATGAAGGTTTTTCTcatcttgaaaaattaaagtttctgGAGTGTTTACATCTtcaagagataaaaaatttaaaaactgaaactctttgtaaaatacttCAGAACAATCAACATATACATGAGTTAAATTTAGcctacaataaaaatttaaatttggacGCAGTTGCACTGGAATTAAAAACTTCGTGTCCAAATttagaaaagataaatttacgaATGACAAACACTCTTACGTCGCAAGGTATTGATGCCCTTGCTTCTTGTAAGAAACTCCAGGAAGTGATTTTTGGATTTATCAA GATGCCTAATATAAGTGATCTACAGAACAGCTTCGATAAATTGTTTTCCTGTTGTCAACGTTTAAAAGCAATTGACTTGAGTAATTTTCTAGGGAGCATCCCAGATTTGGAAACAAAATCGCTGCTCGTAAAATGCAACTTAAAGTTTCTACTAGATTTACCTTTACTTAAAGTTTCTAAtagatttacattttatgtattgaatatatatgaCTGGATATCcctttatctttaa
- the LOC105838530 gene encoding coiled-coil domain-containing protein 6 isoform X3, with protein sequence MADRDSASESDSSSIDGGPIMMPPSPVTREQLQKRIESLQQHNRVLKVELETYKLRVKALQEENRALRQASVIIQAKAEQEEEFISNTLLKKIQALKKEKETLAHHYEQEEECLTNDLSRKLNQLRQEKCRLEQTLEQEQECLVNKLMRKIEKLEAETLAKQSNLEQLRREKVELENTLEQEQEALVNKLWKRMDKLEAEKRMLQIKLDQPVSDPTSPREINNGDTATNLSTHIQTLRSEVARLKHTLLISQQEHTEKMKRYVNEEKQIREENLRLQRKLQLEVERREALCRHLSESESRHDFRSLEMEEERHYNEIVMSGGNIRSRTVSSPVPYNPSPSSSRPLSPGSTTREGFNANRCYACGQPIAPPFASSSPPSGGHVAPSSRRTSDRFVKPAIPPTIVSPGGPPTVAPNTTANPIATPQPGSPMDIAKT encoded by the exons ATGGCCGATCGCGATAGCGCATCCGAGAGCGATTCCAGCTCGATCGACGGCGGGCCGATCATGATGCCGCCATCGCCGGTCACGAGGGAGCAGCTGCAGAAGCGCATCGAGTCCTTGCAGCAGCACAACCGCGTGCTCAAGGTCGAGCTTGAGACCTACAAGCTGCGGGTGAAGGCCCTGCAGGAGGAGAATCGGGCCCTGCGCCAGGCATCCGTTATCATA CAAGCAAAGGCCGAGCAGGAGGAGGAATTCATAAGCAACACTTTGCTGAAGAAGATCCAGGCGTtgaagaaggagaaagagaccCTGGCTCATCACTACGAGCAGGAGGAGGAATGTCTTACCAATGATCTGTCGAGGAAGTTAAACCAGCTGCGGCAGGAGAAGTGTCGGCTTGAGCAGACATTGGAGCAGGAACAGGAGTGCCTGGTGAACAAGCTGATGAGAAAGATTGAGAAGCTAGAGGCAGAGACCCTGGCTAAGCAGAGCAATCTGGAACAACTACGGCGTGAGAAAGTCGAGTTGGAGAACACTCTCGAACAGGAGCAGGAGGCACTGGTTAACAAGCTGTGGAAACGAATGGACAAACTCGAAGCTGAGAAAAGGATGCTGCAGATCAAGCTGGACCAGCCAGTTTCTGATCCTACCTCGCCCAGGGAGATCAACAATGGCGACACTGCCACAAATCTGAGCACGCACATTCAGACTCTGAGAAGCGAGGTCGCTCGATTAAAGCACACGTTACTAATATCGCAACAAGAAC ataCAGAGAAGATGAAGCGGTACGTTAACGAGGAGAAGCAGATACGCGAGGAGAATCTGAGACTGCAGAGAAAGTTGCAGCTGGAAGTCGAGCGCCGCGAGGCTCTGTGCAGACATCTCTCAGAGTCTGAATCCAG ACATGATTTTCGCAGCTTGGAGATGGAGGAGGAACGGCACTACAACGAAATCGTGATGTCTGGGGGTAATATAAGGTCTCGCACGGTGTCCAGTCCTGTGCCCTACAATCCCTCGCCTAGTTCCTCGAGACCACTAAGCCCTG GTTCCACGACCAGAGAAGGCTTCAATGCAAATCGATGTTATGCCTGCGGTCAGCCGATTGCCCCTCCATTTGCGAGCTCGTCACCTCCTTCAGgg GGACACGTGGCACCATCCAGTAGACGCACCTCGGATCGTTTTGTCAAGCCGGCGATTCCGCCTACCATTGTGAGCCCCGGCGGGCCGCCGACTGTCGCTCCCAACACCACGGCGAATCCTATTGCCACGCCCCAACCTGGGTCACCGATGGACATTGCGAAAACATAA
- the LOC105838530 gene encoding coiled-coil domain-containing protein 6 isoform X1 translates to MADRDSASESDSSSIDGGPIMMPPSPVTREQLQKRIESLQQHNRVLKVELETYKLRVKALQEENRALRQASVIIQAKAEQEEEFISNTLLKKIQALKKEKETLAHHYEQEEECLTNDLSRKLNQLRQEKCRLEQTLEQEQECLVNKLMRKIEKLEAETLAKQSNLEQLRREKVELENTLEQEQEALVNKLWKRMDKLEAEKRMLQIKLDQPVSDPTSPREINNGDTATNLSTHIQTLRSEVARLKHTLLISQQEHTEKMKRYVNEEKQIREENLRLQRKLQLEVERREALCRHLSESESRHDFRSLEMEEERHYNEIVMSGGNIRSRTVSSPVPYNPSPSSSRPLSPGVNVLGSTTREGFNANRCYACGQPIAPPFASSSPPSGGHVAPSSRRTSDRFVKPAIPPTIVSPGGPPTVAPNTTANPIATPQPGSPMDIAKT, encoded by the exons ATGGCCGATCGCGATAGCGCATCCGAGAGCGATTCCAGCTCGATCGACGGCGGGCCGATCATGATGCCGCCATCGCCGGTCACGAGGGAGCAGCTGCAGAAGCGCATCGAGTCCTTGCAGCAGCACAACCGCGTGCTCAAGGTCGAGCTTGAGACCTACAAGCTGCGGGTGAAGGCCCTGCAGGAGGAGAATCGGGCCCTGCGCCAGGCATCCGTTATCATA CAAGCAAAGGCCGAGCAGGAGGAGGAATTCATAAGCAACACTTTGCTGAAGAAGATCCAGGCGTtgaagaaggagaaagagaccCTGGCTCATCACTACGAGCAGGAGGAGGAATGTCTTACCAATGATCTGTCGAGGAAGTTAAACCAGCTGCGGCAGGAGAAGTGTCGGCTTGAGCAGACATTGGAGCAGGAACAGGAGTGCCTGGTGAACAAGCTGATGAGAAAGATTGAGAAGCTAGAGGCAGAGACCCTGGCTAAGCAGAGCAATCTGGAACAACTACGGCGTGAGAAAGTCGAGTTGGAGAACACTCTCGAACAGGAGCAGGAGGCACTGGTTAACAAGCTGTGGAAACGAATGGACAAACTCGAAGCTGAGAAAAGGATGCTGCAGATCAAGCTGGACCAGCCAGTTTCTGATCCTACCTCGCCCAGGGAGATCAACAATGGCGACACTGCCACAAATCTGAGCACGCACATTCAGACTCTGAGAAGCGAGGTCGCTCGATTAAAGCACACGTTACTAATATCGCAACAAGAAC ataCAGAGAAGATGAAGCGGTACGTTAACGAGGAGAAGCAGATACGCGAGGAGAATCTGAGACTGCAGAGAAAGTTGCAGCTGGAAGTCGAGCGCCGCGAGGCTCTGTGCAGACATCTCTCAGAGTCTGAATCCAG ACATGATTTTCGCAGCTTGGAGATGGAGGAGGAACGGCACTACAACGAAATCGTGATGTCTGGGGGTAATATAAGGTCTCGCACGGTGTCCAGTCCTGTGCCCTACAATCCCTCGCCTAGTTCCTCGAGACCACTAAGCCCTG gTGTTAACGTGCTAGGTTCCACGACCAGAGAAGGCTTCAATGCAAATCGATGTTATGCCTGCGGTCAGCCGATTGCCCCTCCATTTGCGAGCTCGTCACCTCCTTCAGgg GGACACGTGGCACCATCCAGTAGACGCACCTCGGATCGTTTTGTCAAGCCGGCGATTCCGCCTACCATTGTGAGCCCCGGCGGGCCGCCGACTGTCGCTCCCAACACCACGGCGAATCCTATTGCCACGCCCCAACCTGGGTCACCGATGGACATTGCGAAAACATAA
- the LOC105838530 gene encoding coiled-coil domain-containing protein 6 isoform X4, with product MADRDSASESDSSSIDGGPIMMPPSPVTREQLQKRIESLQQHNRVLKVELETYKLRVKALQEENRALRQASVIIQAKAEQEEEFISNTLLKKIQALKKEKETLAHHYEQEEECLTNDLSRKLNQLRQEKCRLEQTLEQEQECLVNKLMRKIEKLEAETLAKQSNLEQLRREKVELENTLEQEQEALVNKLWKRMDKLEAEKRMLQIKLDQPVSDPTSPREINNGDTATNLSTHIQTLRSEVARLKHTLLISQQEHTEKMKRYVNEEKQIREENLRLQRKLQLEVERREALCRHLSESESSLEMEEERHYNEIVMSGGNIRSRTVSSPVPYNPSPSSSRPLSPGSTTREGFNANRCYACGQPIAPPFASSSPPSGGHVAPSSRRTSDRFVKPAIPPTIVSPGGPPTVAPNTTANPIATPQPGSPMDIAKT from the exons ATGGCCGATCGCGATAGCGCATCCGAGAGCGATTCCAGCTCGATCGACGGCGGGCCGATCATGATGCCGCCATCGCCGGTCACGAGGGAGCAGCTGCAGAAGCGCATCGAGTCCTTGCAGCAGCACAACCGCGTGCTCAAGGTCGAGCTTGAGACCTACAAGCTGCGGGTGAAGGCCCTGCAGGAGGAGAATCGGGCCCTGCGCCAGGCATCCGTTATCATA CAAGCAAAGGCCGAGCAGGAGGAGGAATTCATAAGCAACACTTTGCTGAAGAAGATCCAGGCGTtgaagaaggagaaagagaccCTGGCTCATCACTACGAGCAGGAGGAGGAATGTCTTACCAATGATCTGTCGAGGAAGTTAAACCAGCTGCGGCAGGAGAAGTGTCGGCTTGAGCAGACATTGGAGCAGGAACAGGAGTGCCTGGTGAACAAGCTGATGAGAAAGATTGAGAAGCTAGAGGCAGAGACCCTGGCTAAGCAGAGCAATCTGGAACAACTACGGCGTGAGAAAGTCGAGTTGGAGAACACTCTCGAACAGGAGCAGGAGGCACTGGTTAACAAGCTGTGGAAACGAATGGACAAACTCGAAGCTGAGAAAAGGATGCTGCAGATCAAGCTGGACCAGCCAGTTTCTGATCCTACCTCGCCCAGGGAGATCAACAATGGCGACACTGCCACAAATCTGAGCACGCACATTCAGACTCTGAGAAGCGAGGTCGCTCGATTAAAGCACACGTTACTAATATCGCAACAAGAAC ataCAGAGAAGATGAAGCGGTACGTTAACGAGGAGAAGCAGATACGCGAGGAGAATCTGAGACTGCAGAGAAAGTTGCAGCTGGAAGTCGAGCGCCGCGAGGCTCTGTGCAGACATCTCTCAGAGTCTGAATCCAG CTTGGAGATGGAGGAGGAACGGCACTACAACGAAATCGTGATGTCTGGGGGTAATATAAGGTCTCGCACGGTGTCCAGTCCTGTGCCCTACAATCCCTCGCCTAGTTCCTCGAGACCACTAAGCCCTG GTTCCACGACCAGAGAAGGCTTCAATGCAAATCGATGTTATGCCTGCGGTCAGCCGATTGCCCCTCCATTTGCGAGCTCGTCACCTCCTTCAGgg GGACACGTGGCACCATCCAGTAGACGCACCTCGGATCGTTTTGTCAAGCCGGCGATTCCGCCTACCATTGTGAGCCCCGGCGGGCCGCCGACTGTCGCTCCCAACACCACGGCGAATCCTATTGCCACGCCCCAACCTGGGTCACCGATGGACATTGCGAAAACATAA
- the LOC105838530 gene encoding coiled-coil domain-containing protein 6 isoform X2, translating into MADRDSASESDSSSIDGGPIMMPPSPVTREQLQKRIESLQQHNRVLKVELETYKLRVKALQEENRALRQASVIIQAKAEQEEEFISNTLLKKIQALKKEKETLAHHYEQEEECLTNDLSRKLNQLRQEKCRLEQTLEQEQECLVNKLMRKIEKLEAETLAKQSNLEQLRREKVELENTLEQEQEALVNKLWKRMDKLEAEKRMLQIKLDQPVSDPTSPREINNGDTATNLSTHIQTLRSEVARLKHTLLISQQEHTEKMKRYVNEEKQIREENLRLQRKLQLEVERREALCRHLSESESSLEMEEERHYNEIVMSGGNIRSRTVSSPVPYNPSPSSSRPLSPGVNVLGSTTREGFNANRCYACGQPIAPPFASSSPPSGGHVAPSSRRTSDRFVKPAIPPTIVSPGGPPTVAPNTTANPIATPQPGSPMDIAKT; encoded by the exons ATGGCCGATCGCGATAGCGCATCCGAGAGCGATTCCAGCTCGATCGACGGCGGGCCGATCATGATGCCGCCATCGCCGGTCACGAGGGAGCAGCTGCAGAAGCGCATCGAGTCCTTGCAGCAGCACAACCGCGTGCTCAAGGTCGAGCTTGAGACCTACAAGCTGCGGGTGAAGGCCCTGCAGGAGGAGAATCGGGCCCTGCGCCAGGCATCCGTTATCATA CAAGCAAAGGCCGAGCAGGAGGAGGAATTCATAAGCAACACTTTGCTGAAGAAGATCCAGGCGTtgaagaaggagaaagagaccCTGGCTCATCACTACGAGCAGGAGGAGGAATGTCTTACCAATGATCTGTCGAGGAAGTTAAACCAGCTGCGGCAGGAGAAGTGTCGGCTTGAGCAGACATTGGAGCAGGAACAGGAGTGCCTGGTGAACAAGCTGATGAGAAAGATTGAGAAGCTAGAGGCAGAGACCCTGGCTAAGCAGAGCAATCTGGAACAACTACGGCGTGAGAAAGTCGAGTTGGAGAACACTCTCGAACAGGAGCAGGAGGCACTGGTTAACAAGCTGTGGAAACGAATGGACAAACTCGAAGCTGAGAAAAGGATGCTGCAGATCAAGCTGGACCAGCCAGTTTCTGATCCTACCTCGCCCAGGGAGATCAACAATGGCGACACTGCCACAAATCTGAGCACGCACATTCAGACTCTGAGAAGCGAGGTCGCTCGATTAAAGCACACGTTACTAATATCGCAACAAGAAC ataCAGAGAAGATGAAGCGGTACGTTAACGAGGAGAAGCAGATACGCGAGGAGAATCTGAGACTGCAGAGAAAGTTGCAGCTGGAAGTCGAGCGCCGCGAGGCTCTGTGCAGACATCTCTCAGAGTCTGAATCCAG CTTGGAGATGGAGGAGGAACGGCACTACAACGAAATCGTGATGTCTGGGGGTAATATAAGGTCTCGCACGGTGTCCAGTCCTGTGCCCTACAATCCCTCGCCTAGTTCCTCGAGACCACTAAGCCCTG gTGTTAACGTGCTAGGTTCCACGACCAGAGAAGGCTTCAATGCAAATCGATGTTATGCCTGCGGTCAGCCGATTGCCCCTCCATTTGCGAGCTCGTCACCTCCTTCAGgg GGACACGTGGCACCATCCAGTAGACGCACCTCGGATCGTTTTGTCAAGCCGGCGATTCCGCCTACCATTGTGAGCCCCGGCGGGCCGCCGACTGTCGCTCCCAACACCACGGCGAATCCTATTGCCACGCCCCAACCTGGGTCACCGATGGACATTGCGAAAACATAA